The following coding sequences are from one Kwoniella bestiolae CBS 10118 chromosome 2, complete sequence window:
- a CDS encoding malate synthase A, which translates to MTSFPKEIHLTAPIPSEAQHILSKEAVEFLAILHRTFDGRRLELLENRKKVQAELDKGKPLTFLPETQHIRDSPSWSCAPPAPGLEDRRVEITGPTDRKMVINALNSGSKTFMADFEDSNSPTWSNMVLGQVNLYDAIRRQIDCEIGGKQYKLSENPAVLLVRPRGWHLPEPRLLIDGKPISGSLFDFGLYFFNNAAELLKRGSGPYFYLPKMEHHLEARLWNDVFALSTSHLGLKQGCIRGTVLIETLPAAFQMEEILYELREHSSGLNCGRWDYIFSFIKKQRAHKECVFPDRSEVSMTVPFMDAYVRLLIQTCHKRKVAAMGGMSAQIPIKNDADANERAMAKVRADKLREVTAGHDGTWVAHPALVKIAMDIFNENMKGPNQYHIRREDVTVTDKQIADPSVPGKITEKGVRDNVSAALSYCAAWISGNGCVPINYLMEDAATAEIARVQLWQWVKYSSKTDSGKTITPSYLQTIFSEESSKVSKLPGIDPSHVKIASEYMSGQVKAEWPSDFLTSDLLVHLEGVGTVGGGGSKKSNL; encoded by the exons ATGACATCATTCCCAAAAGAGATCCACCTCACCGctcccatcccctccgaGGCTCAGCACATCTTATCGAAAGAGGCTGTGGAGTTCTTGGCGATCCTTCATAGAACGTTCGATGGGAGACGGTtggagttgttggagaatAGGAAGAAGGTCCAGGCGGAGttggacaag GGCAAACCCCTCACCTTCCTGCCCGAGACTCAACATATAAGAGATTCACCTTCATGGTCATGTGCTCCCCCTGCTCCAGGGTTGGAAGATCGAAG AGTCGAGATCACCGGTCCCACCGATAGAAAGATGGTAATCAACGCTTTGAACTCTGGCTCCAAGACTTTCATGGCTGATttcgaag ACTCAAACTCTCCTACCTGGTCAAACATGGTTTTGGGCCAAGTCAACTTGTACGATGCTATCAG GCGTCAAATCGACTGTGAGATTGGTGGGAAACAATACAAACTCTCCGAAAATCCCGCCGTACTGCTAGTTAG ACCTCGAGGATGGCATCTCCCTGAACCCCGTCTCCTAATCGACGGTAAACCCATCTCCGGCTCCCTCTTCGACTTCGGTCTCTACTTCTTCAACAACGCCGCTGAACTTCTCAAACGAGGCTCGGGACCATACTTCTACTTGCCCAAGATGGAACATCACCTCGAAGCTAGATTATGGAACGATGTTTTCGCCTTGTCTACCTCTCACTTGGGATTGAAGCAGGGATGTATTCGAGGTACTGTGCTTATCGAGACTTTACCCGCTGCTTTCCAGATGGAGGAGATACTGTATGAGTTGAGGGAACATAGTTCGGGATTGAATTGTGGGAGATGGGATTATATCTTTAGTTT CATTAAGAAACAAAGAGCTCACAAGGAATGTGTCTTTCCTGATCGATCGGAGGTATCTATGACTGTACCATTCATGGATGCCTATGTCAGGTTATTGATTCAAACCTGTCACAA ACGGAAGGTAGCAGCAATGGGAGgaatgtcagctcagatccCCATCAAGAACGATGCCGATGCGAACGAACGAGCTATGGCAAAAGTCCGTGCGGACAAGTTGAGGGAAGTCACTGCTGGTCATGATGGTACTTGGGTGGCTCATCCTGCTTTGGTCAAGATCGCTATGGATATCTTCAATGAAAATATGAAGGGGCCTAATCAG TACCATatcagaagagaagatgtTACCGTTACGGATAAGCAAATTGCTGATCCGTCTGTTCCTGGTAAGATTACTGAGAAAGGTGTGAGGGATAATGTATCTGC TGCCCTCTCCTACTGCGCAGCTTGGATCTCAGGAAACGGATGTGTTCCAATCAATTACCTGATG GAAGACGCCGCCACCGCCGAGATAGCCCGAGTCCAACTCTGGCAATGGGTGAAATACTCCTCCAAGACCGACTCCGGCAAAACCATCACTCCAAGTTAcctccaaaccatcttctCAGAGGAATCATCAAAGGTATCCAAGTTACCTGGGATCGACCCTTCGCACGTCAAAATCGCCTCAGAGTACATGAGCGGGCAAGTCAAGGCTGAGTGGCCTAGTGATTTCTTGACTTCGGATTTGTTGGTTCATTTGGAGGGGGTGGGAACTGttggtggagggggaagtaAGAAGAGTAATTTGTAA
- a CDS encoding vacuolar transporter chaperone 1 — translation MSTQPLLQRTAKKRIALPVRVEPKVFFANERTFLSWLHFAVVLGGLAVGLLNFGDKVGKISAAMYTVIAMAVMLYALVIYQMRARSIRLRTGAPYDDRLGPTVLCVCLLAAIVTNFILKAVYE, via the exons ATGTCTACTCAGCCATTACTCCAACGGACCGCTAAGAAG CGAATTGCCCTGCCTGTCCGAGTAGAACCCAAAGTATTCTTCGCgaatga ACGAACATTCCTATCATGGCTCCATTTCGCAGTGGTGTTGGGTGGATTGGCAGTCGGTCTCTTGAACTTTGGTGATAAG GTCGGAAAGATCTCGGCTGCAATGTACACAGTAATCG CCATGGCAGTCATGCTCTACGCTTTGGTGATATATCAAATGCGAGCCCGATCAATTAGGCTTCGAACGGGTGCTCCGTACGATGATAGACTCGGTCCT ACCGTTCTATGTGTTTGTTTACTTG CCGCTATCGTCAccaacttcatcctcaaGGCGGTATACGAGTAG